In Pieris napi chromosome 2, ilPieNapi1.2, whole genome shotgun sequence, the following proteins share a genomic window:
- the LOC125060532 gene encoding ejaculatory bulb-specific protein 3-like yields MKLFIILSALVAMTIAEDIVYFTTDNDYLDIDTAMKDPTLVKGFIDCFVDRAPCDPLSQSYKKNMPEAVPTACHRCNDPQKHLWNRFLTALKESYPQYYWDYEEKYDPNHIYLPLLEKAVAEY; encoded by the exons ATGAAACTCTTCATCATCCTTTCCGCCCTTGTGGCGATGACCATAGCAGAGGATATCGTGTACTTTACCACGGACAATGATTATTTGGACATCGATACAGCGATGAAGGATCCAACACTGGTCAAAGGATTTATCGATTGCTTCGTTGACCGTGCTCCATGTGACCCTCTGAGTCAGTCATACAAAA AAAACATGCCGGAAGCGGTCCCCACAGCTTGCCACAGATGCAATGACCCCCAGAAGCATTTGTGGAACCGTTTCCTGACGGCTCTGAAGGAGTCCTATCCTCAATACTACTGGGACTACGAGGAAAAGTACGATCCTAACCACATTTACTTGCCTCTTTTGGAAAAGGCTGTGGCTGAATActaa
- the LOC125060658 gene encoding ejaculatory bulb-specific protein 3-like yields the protein MKIILLLAVVGTALANEVDVYTTANDNLDMQAVVNDPEKLQAMTDCFMDRGPCDPVAQSYKLIVPDSIARACDRCNDAQKHLANTYVRGLYWNLPDEYINFMKKYDPHGIYEDNFRKAVKNY from the exons ATGAAAATCATTTTGCTGTTAGCGGTTGTGGGCACTGCATTAGCCAATGAGGTTGATGTCTATACGACTGCTAATGATAATCTGGATATGCAGGCGGTGGTAAACGATCCAGAGAAGCTACAAGCCATGACTGACTGCTTCATGGATAGAGGCCCATGTGATCCTGTAGCTCAGAGTTACAAAT tgATCGTCCCTGACTCCATCGCTCGCGCTTGCGACCGTTGTAACGACGCCCAGAAGCATTTGGCAAACACCTATGTCCGCGGTCTCTACTGGAATCTACCAGATGAATATATAAACTTCATGAAGAAATACGACCCTCATGGAATCTACGAAGATAACTTCAGGAAGGCTGTTAAGAATTATTGA
- the LOC125060480 gene encoding ejaculatory bulb-specific protein 3-like — protein sequence MYSFFQIKMKVLIIITALIACTLAEDIVYFTTENDNLDADEVMKHPDQIKAFVDCFVDRAPCDSLGLSYKKDMPEAISTACHRCNNAQKHLWSQFLSGLKQYYPEHYEDFQQKYDPNKIYLDALEKAVEEY from the exons ATGTATTCCTTTTTTCAGATCAAAATGAAGGTTCTCATCATTATCACCGCGCTAATAGCGTGTACCCTCGCCGAGGATATCGTATACTTCACCACGGAAAATGATAACCTCGATGCGGACGAGGTGATGAAGCACCCGGACCAGATAAAGGCGTTTGTTGACTGTTTCGTGGATAGGGCTCCATGTGATTCTCTTGGTCTGTCATATAAGA AAGACATGCCAGAAGCTATATCTACCGCATGCCACAGGTGCAACAACGCACAAAAACACTTGTGGTCTCAGTTCCTATCAGGTCTTAAGCAATACTACCCGGAGCACTATGAGGACTTCCAGCAGAAATACGACccgaataaaatttatttggatGCTTTGGAGAAGGCTGTTGAAGAATACTAA